TAATCTAAAAACTTGGCCCTGGTATACCGAGAAATATCGTGGGAATCATAGTCACCGTAGCGTAATTGGACATCTATCCAGTATTTACTGGACGAGGATGCATCAAAGTTATCTCTCTGATCatgaagaagagatggCTTGGACATTTTCCATGGATAAGTACTTGCCAACGTAATGTCAGCGCATGAGGAGTTCATCTTGTAAGACTTACGAGGATGTATTTGTTCTTTAGTAACAGTGTCAATCTGGAGTATATCCGACTCATTATCCAAAGCCTGAGAAACATCTACTACTAAACTTTCATGAATCTTCTGCCATAAATGTGCCCGGAAAATTTGGATAAGGGATATTTTAAGGGTGGGAATTTTACCATGCAAGAAAATTCCAGTAAGATCTAGCTGAACTAGGAACCCAACATAAACATTTGCTCGGTTGATAGTTGGAGACCACCATAGAGTGAAGCGACGGTTTGGTATCTGACTTAATCCTGACCTTTGCGCATTAGTtaattttttgaacttcaaGGAATCTTCAAACCCCGAAGCTTTCTCCCAAAAAAGTCCCTCCCAAGAATCAAACCCTGTTCCTTTGAACAACGTGTGCTCTAAAATAGTTTCAATACCACCCAGAGCTTGTATAACGTCTGTTCGGTAAGCATTCAGGTTCCATAGTTTACCGTCGTGATGGTTGCTGGTCCACCAAAAAGGATTGAATCTAGTTAAGCTGtactttttgaattctctTCTAATTCTATGCCCTTTATCATAGGCCAAAGTATGCCTGTCTCTTTGGAATAGCGTGCTTATTCGTGGCAGACCTCTATCCCAGCTATCTTCCATATCTTCAAAAGCCAACCGACGGTTTTGTTGTATAGCTTCTTGTCTCTTAATGGTGTACTCTGCCCAGACCCTTTGTGAGTCCAAAAACTCATTCTCCCAAGTGGTTATATATCGAAAAACGGTTGGTATCAATCTCTCATCACTGCTACCCATTCCAGAACGGAAATGAGTTATGCCAACATCTGTTTGCTTTGACCATTTGAGATCAGAAGCAGGAATCAGAATATGAGATGCACTCAACATTCCGAGACCGCCTAATTCCTTAGGAGTGTAAAACACAGCAGGTGGAAACCTAGATGGCATCTTCGAATTGAGACCTAGTTTGATTCTAGTTTGAATCTTGGTTTCGCATTTAACAAGTACATCGAGCAGTGAGTCAGTGGCGACAGTTGCCTCTCTATAGTAGGCAAATAAAGAGATCAAAGCCGTGTTCCATTTTGATGCTATCTTCGTAAATGTGGTTGATCCAGACGACATCAATATTTGGCGGATACGACTATTGAAGTTTGAAACTGCTTCCTCGGTCACTTGTAGATAGGCCCTGGCAGTTCTCTCCTTTGTCTCATTATCAATGAGATCCCATACGCCTTCCTGGGTATAAGTTTCAATGTTTGCTCTGCATTTTGGTAAAATTCTAACTTCAAATCCAGACATTGAGAACAATAGATTAGGATTGTCCACACTGTAAACTGAGCCAAAAGAGTCATCCCAACTTATTGAAGTCAAACAAGATGGCAACCGGCTACTGATTTCCCAAAAAACTGCTCTGCCCAAACTAACATCGTGCCTCATCAACCTCATACGGGAATCTCTGGGCCAGCAACGTCTATTTGGATAACCAATTGCCTGCTCAAAGTTAGGATCAGGGTTTTCAGACAAAAATTCATGTATGAGCTCGTTTGTTTCATCCCTTGAAAAGCGAAAAAATATATGGACCCTGTCAACATTACGAGAATACAGTTTAAGAGGAGAGCTATTCTGAATTTCTCTGctttcaaattgaagaaattcaTTTGGATGATCAGAAGGGCCCGCCAGTTCGGCAGCTCTCTGTCCACCCAAAATGAGGAGATCAACCAATAGACCATAGTACTGCAAAATGAAGCTGGAAAATTGTAGACCTCTAACTAAACCTTGCTGATTAACGTGATTCATGTCCTTAAATGTGATGTTAACGTTATTTTTTGACGTCATATAGTCAGCAATATTCGAATCAACAATTAGCCTAAGTAACCTGTTCACAAACGTAAAATCCATTTTCTCTGTGAGTTTATTCAAGGATGTCTCCAACATCACATTACATTCGCCTTCTTTAGTGAGCCACACCTCATCGATATTGTTTATTCCCTGACACCACTTGTATACAAGAAGCGGAGGAACCTCAGAATCTGCTGGCTTAATCCAGTTAGGAAATAATCTTCTCCTATCAGCTTCAAACCACATATACTGATCTAAATAAGCATCAGTAATCTTTTCCAGTGGGTCAACTTCATAAACTGGGACAAGATGAGTATAGTGGTCCATCATATCTAGCttaacttctttgaacacTCGTTGTGTCAGCAAAAACTTCTTCACTCGAGCTAAACATTCATGAGGGTTATCATAAGCTTGTTCAATCAGAGCTaactcttctctttgtGTAGAGTTGAGTCTACCTTGAGCTGAGTAAGACTCCTTTAAGTTCTCCAATGCCAAAACTAACAATTTGGTATCATGCTTATAGTTAATCGGGGGAAAAGGTATTGGAACAAACTTTCTAGACTCCAACCACTGAACCATGACGTTGAACATGGACACTGCTTCATCTGGGGAAACAAAGGGGCcactcttttgaaacttctgCTGGCGTTCCTGttcatttttcatccaAAGTCTAGTCAGCCTACCAAGATTCTTTTTGGCTACAGCTTTGTCCACAGTTGCCCCACGTCGAATACGATCCCTATTAAAATGAGCTACTGATATCCAACCATCCGCCTTTGCTTTCACATAGCGCTGAATAATTCTTTCGATTGGCTCAGGTAAACCAGGAACTTTCCACGGGATATTAGCCTTCCAACACCTCCACGCCTCACTTAGATGTTGCAGTATTGTTTTGGACTTCTGTTGGCGGATTCCTTCAGGAATCATATCGAGGATATCATGCATGACAGATGCTCTGAGCTCTAAATCGTAGTATGAATCTACTCTTTGCTTGGTAATCGTTTTGGCAACACCTTTAGATTGTCTTCCTTCGAACTGACGAGCCAATAAATTTCCCAGCCATCGTTCTAGAAGAGGGATGATCCCTCTCATGAAGAATAGCCAAACACGCCATGCAGGTTGCCAGAAGCCACATCCTGGTCCTTTTCCAATGATTTTATTGAATCGATAATAAACGACAtgtttcaaatctttgCATGCCCTTATCTGATGCATAACCTTGTATTTATAACGGTATATTCCAGTCAACTGACCAAGATGGTTTAAAATATAGTATATTCCATCCGCCAACTGAAAAGCGTCAACATTACCAATCCTGTACTGTACATGAGCATCTACTATTAGTTTAGTAACTCTTAGTATCTCTCTCATCAAATGAAACGCATGTCCAAACCTTGACCTCTTCCTCTCCTTGGTACTCAAAGTTTTAGTCGGTTTCAAGTTGAAGTTGTAatcaagatgaagatacGTTAGCCCTTTTCTATGGATTAGAAGATTTAAAATGTTGAAGCCTTGGCGAACAACCTGGAGACCCGCTTCCACCCAATCAATGGATGTCTGTTGAAAGTACTTGGTGCTTTTAAGCGATTTGAGTAAAGCTATGTTTCTTGTCTTATTGGATTGGGTGGCTGAATGTAATTCGTTCTTGACGttgtttttcaataacttcTGGTAAGAAATACGTACCTTTGCTGGGTAATCAGCTGGTGGGTGTTGCAGATACCAGCTCTTAACAAGCGGAACATCTTGCGCCCTAACTGTCTTGCCGCTGCGACGATTATATGGATACGGAGCCCACCAAAGCTGAATTGCatctttggtttcttcCTGTTCGAtattttcatcattgagTAAAAATGAAAAGTCCTGGGGTAACACAAAATCTGGGGCTAAGTCTTCACCAGTTTCCAGATCGAATACTTgcttttcaacttcaacgCTCTCCAACAAGTTTGGAGAGATGGGTGAAAATAGCTCTGCAAAGTGGAAAGCGGGAAGATTTGGGTCATCAACTCTAGTATAGCAGAACATGGGATAAGAGTGTGCAGAAACATGAACTGACCGTGTGTATgaattgaacaagaaaggaaaagcTACTCTGTACTCGGTTCTTATAGGTTGCCGAAAAATTATTCTATCAACAGAGTTGAACTCGCTGaaatcttcatcctctAAGTTAACCAAGTCTTTGTACAAGGGTTCAAACTTAGGCCCTCCAGGAATGGCTATGTTTAAAGCCTTTGCCGTGAAAAAGGATTCTCTATCAAAAAGATAATAGTAGTTCGGATTTATTATTTCTGAAAGTAATGACGTTGACAGTCTGTAAAGATTGTGCATCTGAGAAAGGTTTAACCTCCAAGTTCTATAGGAGTCACCATTCATTATTGCTGGATCATCTGCAAGAGGTCTAGAGCTGTCATAAAACCACTCAATGACGGCTTTGTCGTCGACTTCATCAAGATCTATTTGAATGCTGTCCAGTGGAGCGACACCCTGAATGTTTTCTCCCCAGTCTACGGGAggttcatcatcatcaaaggGAGGAAATCTCATTCGTTTAAAATGTTTACgatctcttttctctcGTCTCATCATTAGCCAAGTAGTGGCCCATTGTGAAGTGTAGATAGGCTCTACGACTCTTGGAATTTCGTTAACGAATGTGATAGCACCTGTTGTATGGTACAGAACTTTGACTTGTTTCGTTTCTTCCCAGGGTTGAGGCATGTTTTCTAGCAGCTTAAGAATCGCATGTGGCAAATATTTTAACGACCCCAGATAAGCCCTCTTATCCTTATCAAATCTCTTAGAGGAGAGGTCGCCATGGTCATTTATAATTTTCCTTAAATGTTCTGGAGGcatttcaattttggtaGGATGAACAAAGGCCTTTTTAGTGATCCCAGTAGTATTTGCATATCTTAACTTTTGCAGTTGCAGCCACCTCCGTTTTCTCCCATCTAAAACTCTGTTCTTTGAACCGGAGTCTTTCACTGGAACAGTAGAAGAGTTAGCAATGGATGGTCGagaaggaggaggaggaggtggAGGACGCATGGACCGCATGGACTCACTTCCTGAAAACGGCCTATtacttgaaatctttgggCCCAATGGAGGAGGTGGCGGGGGAGGCCTTGTTTGCAATGATCTTTGCCTTTTGTTGCCTGGGGGTGGAGGAGGAGGGGAAATGGATCTTTTGTCATTTGATTGAGCCTGTTTTTTTTCCGTATTTGATAAGACAGAATGAGAAGAAAACGGAAAAGTTGGATTACTCATTCCTGTCAGCAATTATGAATggtttgaattttgaacGATTGGTCTTCTTACTTGAGTTCTGATTATCAGAGTTTATTTTTTTATACCAAGACCGCGATTTTCTGATTCCTCTCTAAGCGAAATAAGTTCACCGTTCCTCAGAAATGTATGATTTTCATGTTATTAACGTATACTATCTATCCAGTTTCAATCTTGCCTCTCTCGCAAGAGCCCGTGCCTCTTCTATTATATTAGAGTTTCCATAGCTAATATCGCTTGCCAATTTGTAAGTAAAAGACCAATTACCTTGCTGTGATTCGTATCTCGCAAGCCAAAGTTTGGCTTTAGATGTGTCTTCAGTCACTTCTTGGTTGTACTCTTCTTCGAAGCAAAGTTTCATGTAATTGTAGGTTGTTTTGATATCGTTCAGCACTTCATAGAGGGTTCCTATTTTGTACAATAATTGTGTGTCGACCACTGTGGAAATTTTGAGTGCCTTTTGGTAGCATTTAACTGATTCCTTTGTTTCACCCAGTTTTTCATAACAGTTCCCTATTGCCTGCCACATTCGTTTATCCAATGGCTTTAAAGAGCAGGCTCTCTGATAATAGTAAAGAGAGTAAAGGTGCATGTCTAGCACCTCATAAGCTTGACCAAGACCGTACCATGCCCTAAAGTCCTTGTTATTAGTATCTACTGCTCGTCGGTAACTCTCAATTGCAGCATGCGAGTTTTTTaattcaacaaattcatGACCCATCAATGTCCAGGCACTCAAGCAGTTCTTATTTAAAGTCAACGCCCTTTTATAGTACATTATCGCCTTCTCATGTTCAAATTTGAGAGAATAATAATTTGCAACGATACAGCAAGTCTCGGGCCTAAATTTATCAATCTTGCTCGCAAATTGAGCTAAAAATGATAGCTTTGAGTCTTTTTCCATCACATACAAAATGTTGGAATAAGTATCCAAGTCATCTAACCTTAGAGGGTCAGATAACAAGATTTGGTCAAATAAGATTTCAGCGTTGTTGTAATCTAGCATATTGTATGCGATAAGAGCCTTTTGTGCGTTCAAGTAACTAAAACACGGAAAGATAGCCGAAAGTGTGGCCAAATCACTGTTAATCTCTTCCGACGATTGAAAGAACACCTGATTCACTGTAAGCCTGAAGAAAAGCAGCATGATTTTATACTCAAAAGCGTTCTGCAATGCTTTATGAAACTTGCTCAGATATACAGTGGCTTCTGAAAAGCTTGTGAAACTGGATAAAAGTTCTAACCAGCAACTCCAGTTG
This is a stretch of genomic DNA from Komagataella phaffii GS115 chromosome 3, complete sequence. It encodes these proteins:
- a CDS encoding Component of the U4/U6-U5 snRNP complex, involved in the second catalytic step of splicing, with product MSNPTFPFSSHSVLSNTEKKQAQSNDKRSISPPPPPPGNKRQRSLQTRPPPPPPPLGPKISSNRPFSGSESMRSMRPPPPPPPSRPSIANSSTVPVKDSGSKNRVLDGRKRRWLQLQKLRYANTTGITKKAFVHPTKIEMPPEHLRKIINDHGDLSSKRFDKDKRAYLGSLKYLPHAILKLLENMPQPWEETKQVKVLYHTTGAITFVNEIPRVVEPIYTSQWATTWLMMRREKRDRKHFKRMRFPPFDDDEPPVDWGENIQGVAPLDSIQIDLDEVDDKAVIEWFYDSSRPLADDPAIMNGDSYRTWRLNLSQMHNLYRLSTSLLSEIINPNYYYLFDRESFFTAKALNIAIPGGPKFEPLYKDLVNLEDEDFSEFNSVDRIIFRQPIRTEYRVAFPFLFNSYTRSVHVSAHSYPMFCYTRVDDPNLPAFHFAELFSPISPNLLESVEVEKQVFDLETGEDLAPDFVLPQDFSFLLNDENIEQEETKDAIQLWWAPYPYNRRSGKTVRAQDVPLVKSWYLQHPPADYPAKVRISYQKLLKNNVKNELHSATQSNKTRNIALLKSLKSTKYFQQTSIDWVEAGLQVVRQGFNILNLLIHRKGLTYLHLDYNFNLKPTKTLSTKERKRSRFGHAFHLMREILRVTKLIVDAHVQYRIGNVDAFQLADGIYYILNHLGQLTGIYRYKYKVMHQIRACKDLKHVVYYRFNKIIGKGPGCGFWQPAWRVWLFFMRGIIPLLERWLGNLLARQFEGRQSKGVAKTITKQRVDSYYDLELRASVMHDILDMIPEGIRQQKSKTILQHLSEAWRCWKANIPWKVPGLPEPIERIIQRYVKAKADGWISVAHFNRDRIRRGATVDKAVAKKNLGRLTRLWMKNEQERQQKFQKSGPFVSPDEAVSMFNVMVQWLESRKFVPIPFPPINYKHDTKLLVLALENLKESYSAQGRLNSTQREELALIEQAYDNPHECLARVKKFLLTQRVFKEVKLDMMDHYTHLVPVYEVDPLEKITDAYLDQYMWFEADRRRLFPNWIKPADSEVPPLLVYKWCQGINNIDEVWLTKEGECNVMLETSLNKLTEKMDFTFVNRLLRLIVDSNIADYMTSKNNVNITFKDMNHVNQQGLVRGLQFSSFILQYYGLLVDLLILGGQRAAELAGPSDHPNEFLQFESREIQNSSPLKLYSRNVDRVHIFFRFSRDETNELIHEFLSENPDPNFEQAIGYPNRRCWPRDSRMRLMRHDVSLGRAVFWEISSRLPSCLTSISWDDSFGSVYSVDNPNLLFSMSGFEVRILPKCRANIETYTQEGVWDLIDNETKERTARAYLQVTEEAVSNFNSRIRQILMSSGSTTFTKIASKWNTALISLFAYYREATVATDSLLDVLVKCETKIQTRIKLGLNSKMPSRFPPAVFYTPKELGGLGMLSASHILIPASDLKWSKQTDVGITHFRSGMGSSDERLIPTVFRYITTWENEFLDSQRVWAEYTIKRQEAIQQNRRLAFEDMEDSWDRGLPRISTLFQRDRHTLAYDKGHRIRREFKKYSLTRFNPFWWTSNHHDGKLWNLNAYRTDVIQALGGIETILEHTLFKGTGFDSWEGLFWEKASGFEDSLKFKKLTNAQRSGLSQIPNRRFTLWWSPTINRANVYVGFLVQLDLTGIFLHGKIPTLKISLIQIFRAHLWQKIHESLVVDVSQALDNESDILQIDTVTKEQIHPRKSYKMNSSCADITLASTYPWKMSKPSLLHDQRDNFDASSSSKYWIDVQLRYGDYDSHDISRYTRAKFLDYTSDNTSSYPAPTGLMVGIDLAYNMYDMYGTWFPGMKPLMQNAMKSIMKSNPALYVLRERIRKGLQLYQSQAQESLLNSNNYAELFDNEAQLFVDDSNVYRVNVHQTFEGNVTTKPINGALFILNPKTGQLFLKIIHTSVWAGQKRLNQLAKWKSAEEVAALIRSLPTEEQPKQLIITRKNMSDPLEVHMLDYPNISIRQTELKLPFDASMHVDKISDVVLKAREPQMVLFNIYDDWLKSISSFTAFSRLVLLLRALGIDKVKTKRILQPDSKVMVKDHHLWPTLTDTQWMEVETQLRDLILNDYSKKYNINVSSLTQVEIRDLILGQDVKAPSLKRQQIAEIEQNELKNVSSSQQFTAMKTTTRNVHGEEIVTVTTTNYEQQQFSSSSEWRSRAISAANIYLRTRNIYVLTDEVSESKITFVLPNNLLKKFALISDLRTKTAGFMFGKSPADNSQVKEIHCLVLVPQLGSNISVSMAKLPATCEYLEGLEPLGWIHTQSTDSDYLSAADVTEHARFSSEYSGWNLDSTVTLVAAFTPGSISLSAYSLTSEGLDWGLKNQDTVSINPQGYMPQFGEKSSVLLTDRIKGFFLVPSTNLWNFAFNGNAWTSSMEYTLKLDTPLPFYHELHRPIHFIEFTNIEEDYLDIKTDDVFS
- a CDS encoding Subunit of the anaphase-promoting complex/cyclosome (APC/C), with translation MQQPSTEDQLMVVREAPHLLKLGKESSSPSNEEEMLLAYHETNKIKLAKTYFDCKEYDRAAHVLKDCHSWKATFIKLYSMYISGDKRKEEESDGILGQNNSNNNFYCNKNIPVIVKELETLEHPNLNSNSHLLCLYGIVLLENKNSTKGQEVLFKSLVLNPFNWSCWLELLSSFTSFSEATVYLSKFHKALQNAFEYKIMLLFFRLTVNQVFFQSSEEINSDLATLSAIFPCFSYLNAQKALIAYNMLDYNNAEILFDQILLSDPLRLDDLDTYSNILYVMEKDSKLSFLAQFASKIDKFRPETCCIVANYYSLKFEHEKAIMYYKRALTLNKNCLSAWTLMGHEFVELKNSHAAIESYRRAVDTNNKDFRAWYGLGQAYEVLDMHLYSLYYYQRACSLKPLDKRMWQAIGNCYEKLGETKESVKCYQKALKISTVVDTQLLYKIGTLYEVLNDIKTTYNYMKLCFEEEYNQEVTEDTSKAKLWLARYESQQGNWSFTYKLASDISYGNSNIIEEARALAREARLKLDR